From a single Arachis hypogaea cultivar Tifrunner chromosome 3, arahy.Tifrunner.gnm2.J5K5, whole genome shotgun sequence genomic region:
- the LOC112788219 gene encoding ankyrin repeat-containing protein BDA1-like — protein MANVISPLEEAAKSGDINRLYALIEANPYILEDVEAIPFVETPLHTAASAGHIHFASEIMRLKPSFALKLDTHGLSPVHLAIQKGHGQLVRRLVDINNDLVRVKGREGITPLHTIVSQKGEAQVLAYFLEVCPDSIEDVTVRRETALHVAVKHQQLEALQVLIGWLRTNTRRGAATLERSILNWKDEGGNTILHLSTLNHDIQALNLLIKCKRLNLNSKNSENRTALDRACSTEMERELQKVGAKRGSSVKDDPTLATQLKLNITFHRRIIIRVKRTRHNISDIQRESYLVVAALLLTGIYQTVLSPPAGKSVLSASGFVAILAINTLVLLVTTLTILTLILSSSVGFLLLGPIFSFAFSYLYSMQLISPTTGGRHIATVMMVVYVVIYCLVAIEMMMNLPSTSSLTLKAKRFYADLKLELHKFIA, from the exons ATGGCGAATGTTATTAGCCCGTTAGAAGAAGCTGCTAAATCCGGAGACATAAACCGTCTCTACGCGCTAATTGAAGCAAATCCATATATTCTAGAAGACGTGGAAGCCATACCCTTTGTTGAGACTCCTCTGCATACAGCTGCATCTGCTGGCCACATCCACTTTGCTTCTGAGATTATGAGATTGAAACCTTCATTTGCTTTGAAGCTAGACACGCATGGCCTCAGCCCCGTCCACCTTGCCATTCAAAAAGGCCATGGCCAACTGGTTCGTCGCCTCGTGGACATCAACAACGACCTCGTCCGAGTCAAAGGAAGAGAAGGCATTACTCCTCTTCATACAATTGTAAGTCAAAAGGGAGAAGCTCAAGTTTTGGCCTATTTTCTCGAGGTTTGTCCTGACTCCATTGAGGATGTGACTGTGAGAAGGGAGACTGCGCTTCATGTTGCGGTGAAACATCAACAGTTGGAGGCTCTGCAAGTGCTCATTGGTTGGCTCAGGACAAATACTCGCAGAGGTGCTGCAACCTTGGAACGCTCTATCTTGAACTGGAAAGACGAGGGAGGCAACACCATCTTACATCTTTCAACTCTCAATCATGACATACAA GCTCTGAATTTGTTGATAAAGTGTAAAAGGTTGAATTTAAACAGCAAGAACTCAGAAAACAGAACAGCTTTAGACAGAGCTTGTAGCACAGAGATGGAGAGAGAGTTACAGAAGGTTGGAGCAAAACGCGGTTCATCGGTTAAAGATGATCCCACCCTTGCAACTCAACTCAAACTAAACATCACATTTCACCGAAGAATAATTATCCGTGTAAAACGCACTAGACACAATATCTCAGATATACAGCGCGAATCTTACTTGGTAGTTGCAGCTCTGCTTCTAACCGGAATCTACCAAACTGTACTTAGTCCTCCGGCCGGAAAATCTGTCCTGTCAGCCAGTGGTTTTGTTGCCATATTAGCCATTAACACGCTCGTGCTTTTGGTCACAACACTTACGATTCTTACACTAATACTCAGCAGTTCCGTTGGGTTTCTGTTGCTTGGGCCAATTTTTTCCTTTGCCTTCAGCTATCTTTATTCTATGCAGCTGATATCGCCAACAACTGGAGGTAGACACATAGCTACGGTTATGATGGTTGTTTATGTTGTTATTTATTGCTTGGTAGCCATTGAAATGATGATGAACTTACCTTCAACGTCTTCATTGACTTTGAAGGCGAAAAGATTCTATGCAGACTTAAAGTTAGAACTACACAAGTTTATAGCTTGA
- the LOC112788235 gene encoding E3 ubiquitin-protein ligase RDUF2: MNFETQPGTASFWCYSCASFVHIMDETETNHILCPNCNSGFVEQIRPDPSPDHFFSPFSDVSDSSHQGFRRRRRSAAGNRSPFNPVIVLRGPSDDADREGGPAFELYYDDGDGSGLRPLPPAIAEFLLGSGFDRLLEQFSQIETNAFGRLENPPASKAAIESMPAVEIAEAHVRAEAHCAVCKEAFELRAEARELPCKHIYHTDCIVPWLSIRNSCPVCRHELPSDQNSLMSGSIDEESIGLTIWRLPGGGFAVGRFSGGRRAGENHLPVVYTEMDGALNPNGAPRRISRSVRSNRVRESHGIRRVFRNFMSIFGRLGSSRSRFFGPERVSLRSVFNRNSRRRTWRFED, translated from the coding sequence ATGAACTTCGAAACGCAACCTGGAACGGCGTCGTTTTGGTGTTACAGCTGCGCAAGCTTCGTTCACATCATGGACGAAACTGAAACCAACCACATCCTCTGCCCTAACTGCAATAGCGGTTTTGTCGAACAGATCCGACCCGACCCGTCTCCGGACCACTTTTTCAGCCCCTTCTCCGACGTCTCCGATTCCAGCCACCAAGGTTTCCGCCGTCGCCGCCGCAGTGCCGCGGGAAACCGCTCCCCTTTCAATCCTGTGATTGTTCTCCGTGGCCCCAGCGATGACGCCGATCGTGAAGGTGGTCCTGCCTTCGAGCTATACTACGACGACGGCGACGGAAGCGGTTTACGGCCTCTGCCGCCAGCTATTGCGGAGTTTCTGTTAGGTTCGGGATTTGACCGGCTTTTGGAGCAGTTCTCGCAGATCGAGACGAACGCGTTTGGGCGGCTGGAGAATCCACCCGCTTCTAAGGCGGCGATAGAGTCGATGCCGGCGGTGGAGATCGCGGAGGCGCACGTGCGTGCCGAAGCGCACTGCGCCGTGTGTAAGGAAGCATTTGAGCTACGGGCGGAGGCGCGTGAGCTTCCATGTAAGCACATATACCACACCGATTGCATCGTTCCGTGGCTTTCGATTCGGAATTCGTGCCCTGTGTGTCGACACGAGCTTCCTTCGGATCAGAATTCGTTGATGTCGGGTTCAATCGACGAGGAATCGATTGGATTAACGATTTGGAGGCTGCCGGGAGGGGGATTCGCCGTCGGTAGATTTTCTGGTGGCCGGAGAGCAGGTGAAAACCACCTTCCCGTCGTGTACACGGAGATGGACGGAGCACTGAACCCTAACGGAGCTCCGAGGAGGATTTCGCGTTCTGTGAGGAGCAATAGGGTAAGGGAAAGTCATGGAATTCGTAGGGTTTTTCGAAATTTCATGTCAATTTTTGGAAGATTGGGTTCTAGCAGGTCTAGATTTTTTGGTCCGGAACGAGTTTCGCTGAGATCGGTGTTCAATAGGAACTCGCGGAGGCGAACATGGAGAtttgaagattga